A region of the Paracoccaceae bacterium genome:
CCGGCCCGTCGTCGGGGATCGGATAGAATTTCGGCTTCACGCCCCTGAACCAGTAGGCCCCATCCGCCCCCGTCCGGAACACGCCGCGCAGGTTGAAGTCGGGCTGGATGCCCTTCTGCTGCACGTCATAGAACCCTTCGTCATTGGCCTGCCAGACGTCGATCCTGGCCCCGGCCACCGGATTGCCCCGGGTATCCAGAATCCGCCCCGATACCCGCATCGGCTCACCCTTGCCGTCCTTGCAAATATCTGATCCCATTGGCAATTCCGGAGCATCCGCGACGTGGAACGGGCCCAGCACGGTGGATTCCGACGCCCCCGAAGGCTTGCGGTTGTTGATCGCATCGACCAGCATCGACACCCCCAGCACATCCGACAGCAGGATGAACTCCTGCCGCCAGTCGCTGCACATGTGCCCGGTCTCGGTCAGGAACAGGATGGCGCGCATCCATTCGTCCTGCGTCGGCTCGATCTCCTTCACCGCCTCGTGCAGCTTGCGGGTGACGACCTCCATGATCGCCTGCAACCGGGGGTCGGCGGCGGCATTGCGGGCGGTGACGACGGCGGCGCTGTTCTGTTCTGTGAAATAGGCGGTCATGATTATGCCTGTTTTCCAAGGATTTGCGTAAGAACCCGCGCCAGATCGGCGGCCGGGTCGGCCGTCAGGCCCGGCGCGCGCCAGGCGACATGCTGGTCGGGCCGCACCAGCAGGCAGCCCGCATCGGCGATCTCGCGTGCCCGTGCCCAGTCGCCGGTGTGGTCCTCCCAGTCGCGGCGGGGCCCGATGACATGTACGGCAATCTCCATCCCGCGCCGCGCCCCCTCGGTGCGGGCGGCCTCGGCCCAGGGCTCGCCGCCGATGCCGGTGATCAGCGTGAACCGCCCCTTTCCGCACAGATCCAGCGTCGAATGCTGCCGCCCGGCGCGGTCGAACACCCAGACATGCGGGATCCGCGCGCCCGGCCAAGTGGTTGGCGCGTAATGCAATTCCGCGTCCCTCTCAAAACCCGGCTCGGGCTGGCCATCGGTCACCACCGCCTCCGACCTGTACCGCTGGTTCATCTCGACCCCGTGGCAGTCGAACTCGTAGGACTTGAAGGCGATGGCCTTGCGCAGCGCCTCGCGCTGCGTCGCGGCCGCCGGCGTCGCATCGCAGCGCGCCGCCATCGACCGCTGGATCTTGTCATGGTCGACCCCGCCATCCATGCCCAGGGCCTCGAAAATCGGGCCGAACTCGGCAATCGACCGGTTCGCCCGGGTCACGATCTGCCGCGCCACCGGCGCACGCTCGGCGGAGTAGCTGTCCAGCAGCCCAGGCGCCGCCTGCCCCTTCACCACTGCCGCCAGCTTCCACGCGAGGTTGAACCCGTCCTGGATCGAGGTGTTCGATCCCAGCCCGTTCGACGGCGGATGGCGGTGCGCCGCATCGCCCATGATGAACACGCGACCGTTCTGCATATGCGTGGCAAAACAGTTGTTTACGGTCCAGGTGTTGGCCGAGATCAGGTCGATCTCCAGTCCCGGGTCGCCCACCAGTTGCCGCGCCACCTGCGTGGCCATGGCGGCATCCACCACCGGCGCGGGCTGGTTGATGTCATAGCCCCAGACGATCAGCCATTCGTTCCAGGGCCGGACCATCCGCACCAGCCCCATGCCGATGCCGCCCACATCGGCCCCCGGCTGCATCACCCAGTAGAGCACGGACGGACGGTGCGCCACATAGCGCGACAGATCGGCGCGGAACAGGATGTTCATGCTGCCGCCGACACCCATCTTCCCCTCGAATGGCAAGCCGGCATGTTCGGCCACCAGCGAGTTGCCGCCATCCGCCCCCACCAGGTATTTCGTGCGCACCGTGAACTCGCGCCCCATCAGCCGGTCGCGGCAGGTCACTGTCACGCCATCCGCATCCTGTTGATGCGAAAGGTATTCCGTGCTCATCCGGCTTTGCGCGCCCCGTGAACAGGCGGTCTTGAACAGGATCGGCTCCATGAAGGTCTGCGGCAGGTCGTTCATGTGGCAGGGCGACGACATCAGGTGTTCGGCGCGCGACAGCGGGTGCTTGCCCCAGCTCTTCATCCGCCCGATTTCCTCGCCCGCCAGGCTTTCGCAGAACACGTTTTCGCCCATCAGGTCCTGTTCGGCGGCATGCATGTAGGCCTCGGCCTCGACCTCGGGGCCCAGGTCGCGCAGCACCTCCATCGTCCGCTGGTTGGTGATGTGGGCGCGCGGTGTGTTGGCCAGCCAGCGGTAGCGGTTGATCACCAGACAGTCGATGCCATAGCTGGCCAGCAGCGCCGCCGTGGCGCTGCCTGCGGGGCCGGTGCCCACGATCATCACATCGGTCCGGATATCGCCCATCATGTTGTCCTTTCCTGTTGGTCGGCCGCACCCGGCGCGGCCACCAGCCGCCGCCGCAGCGGGAAGAAATGCAGGCCGGTGCGCTCGGACAGCAGGCCCCACAGACCCCGCGGCGCAAACAGCATCACCGCGATGCCGATGCCGCCCAGGGCCATCAGATACCACGCCCCGTAGTCAGACAGCGTCTGGCGCAGGGCAAAGAACACAAGGATTCCAAGGATCGGCCCCTCGATCGTGCCAATGCCGCCGATCACCACGATGAAGATCACATAGGCCGTCCATTGCAGCACGCTGAAGGCGGCGTCGGGCGAGATCCGCGCCGTCTGCACGAAGATCAGCGCCCCGCACAGACCCGTGCCGAAGGCGGCGATCAGGAACACCTGCCATCGCAGGCGCCCTGCATCGACCCCCACAGACCGCGCCGCCTCGGCATTGTCGCGCACCGCGGCCAGCGCAAGCCCGGCGCGGCTGCGCATCAGCCACCAGATGCCGCCGATGGTGGCCACCGCCAGTGCCAGCGCCACCCAATAGGCCAGGATGTCGCGCGCGGCGGCGGCCCGCACGCCAAGAAGGTCGGCCACGAATTCGGTGCCCCACATCGCCGATGTCGCCTCGCGCGGCAGGCTTGTGCCGGTGCCGCCGCCCAAGGCCTTCCACTGCGCGACGATCAGGCGCGTGACCTCGGCCACCACCCATGTGCCGATGGCGAAATAGGCCCCCGCCAGCCGGAACGCGAAGAACGCGGTCGGCACCGCCAGCACCGCCGCCGCGACCCCGCCGAGCGCGATCGCGGCGATCGGGTCCCAGCCCCACAGGATCACGCCCGCGAACATCGCATAGGCGCCAAGCCCGACAAAGGCCTGCTGTCCCACCGAGACGAGGCCGCCATATCCCGCAAGCAGGTTCCACAGCTGCGCCAGGGTCAGCATGGTCAGGATGAAGAACAGGTCGAGGATCACCCCCCGCCCGACGAAGGCCGGCAGAACGAACCCCGCCACGACCAGTCCGGCCGCCGCGATCCCGGCCACAGCACCCGCCCGCGTCCGCGTTTCCACCCGGTATGCCATCAGTCCACCGCCCTCGGGAAAAGCCCGCGCGGCCGCAGGATCAGCACGGCCAGAAAGGCCAGATGGCCCGACAGGATCTGCCATTCGGGGTTCACCGCCGCGCCCATGGTCTGCGCCACCCCGATGATGATGCCACCCGCCAGCGTGCCCCACAGGCTGCCAAGGCCGCCGATGATCACCGCCTCGAAGGCATAGATCAGCCGGGCCGGGCCGATCGACGGATCGAAGTTCGCCCGCATTCCCAGATACATCGCGGCAATCGTGACCACCACCATGGCCAGCCCGGTCGCCTGTGCGAAGATCCGCGAGGGCCGGATGCCCATCAGGCCGGCCGTCACCGGATCGTCCGACACGGCCCGGAACGCCCGCCCGAGCGCGGTGCGATACAAGAGGGCATTCAGCGCCACGATCACCGCCACCGCCGACAGGAACGTCAGCAGCGGCGCCACCCCCACCGTGACCGGCCCCAGCGGCACCGAGGCCGTCTCCAGCATCCCGCCGGGAATCCGGCGGCTGTCGGCGCTGAACCCTTCCAGCAGCGCGTTCTGCAGCACGACCGACAGGCCGAAGGTGACCAGCAGGGGGGGCAGGATGTCCCGTCCCAGCGTGCGGTTCAGCACCACCCGCTGCAGCACCCAGCCAAGGCCGAACATCACGGGGGCGGCCACCAGCAGCGCGGCAAAGGGATGCAGCCCCAGCAGGCTGACCAGCACGAGCAACAGATAGGCCGCGCAGACGATCAGGTCGCCATGCGCCAGGTTGACCAGCCGCATGATCCCGAACACCAGGCTCAGCCCGGCTGCGAACAGCGCGTAAAGCCCCCCCAGAAGGATGCCCTGCACAAGGGTATCGAGCCAGATCATGCATGCGCCCCGAAATAGGCATCATGGATCGCGGCGCGGCTTGCACCCGCCGCAGCGCCGGTCAGCGTGACGCGGCCCTCCATCAGGCAATAGAACCGGTCGGCCACCGACAGCGCGCGGCCGATATCCTGTTCGACGATCATCACCGCCGTGCCCTCGGCACGGATCCGCGGCAGCGCGGCATAGATGTCGCGGATCACCACAGGGGCCAGGCCAAGGCTGATCTCGTCGCAAAGCAGGATCTCGGGGTTCGACATCAGCGCCCGCCCGATTGCCACCATCTGCTGCTGGCCGCCGGACAGGGCGGTGCCCGGCGAACGGCGGCGTTCCTGCAGGACCGGAAACAGATCGTAGACCGACGCCAGCGACCATGGCCCCTGGGCGGGGCGGTTCTGGCCGCCGATCAGCAGGTTCTCCTCGACCGTCAGCGAGGGGAACAGCCGCCGCCCCTCGGGAACCATGGCGATGCCGCGCTTCATCACCGCGTCCGAGGGCAACGCGCCGATCTCCTCGCCCCGGTGCAGCACCATGCCGGGCGCGTTCCGCAGGACGCCGGTGATCGACCGCATGAGCGTGGTCTTGCCCGCGCCGTTGGCACCGATCACCGCCACCGCCTCGCCTTCCTCGAGCATCATGTCCACGCCGAACAGCGCGCGGAAATCGCCGTATCCGGCCGTCAGCCCCCGGGTCTGCAAGAGCGTCATGCCTCGATCCCCAGATAGATGTCGCGCACCTCCTGGCTGGCCATGATCGCTGCAGGCTCGCCCACGCCGATGAGGCGGCCGAAATCCAGCACCGCCAGCCGCGTGACCACCGAGATCAGCGCATGCAGCACATGCTCGATCCAGATGATCGTGACACCCTGCGCATGCACCGCGCGGATCGTGTCAACCAGGGCCTTGCATTCGCCCTCGGTCAGGCCGCCCGCGATCTCGTCCAGCAGCAGCAGTTCCGGGCCCGTCGCCAATGCCCGCGCCAGTTCAAGGCGTTTCCGCTCCAGCAGGCTCAGCCCCCCGGCCGGGATGTTGGCGCGGCGCATGAGTTCCGTGGCCTCCAGGACGGCGACGCAATCATCCCTGACCGCCGCCTCGGACAGGCCCCTGCCGAAGGCGGCAGCGACGACCAGGTTCTCGAAGACCGTCAGGCCCTCGAACGGCTGCGGGATCTGGAACGACCGCCCCACCCCCATGCGCACCCGCGCCATGGCCGGGCGGCGCGTCACGTCCTGTCCGAGAAAGGCGATGCGTCCCGCATCGGGCAGGATGTTGCCGGTGATCAGGTTGAACAGGGTCGACTTGCCCGCGCCGTTCGGCCCGATGATGCCCAAAGCCTCGCCCCGCGCGACCGACAGGCTGACGCCATCGGTCACCTTCAGGGCGCCAAAGCTTTTCGATACGTCGCGCAGGGTCAGGATTTCGGTCATCGGGCCGTCCTTGGTGGCGCGCCCCGGCACCGTCGCCGGGGCGCGGATCGGTCACAGCGCTTCCATCACGCCGCCGGTGGGGATGTTCGGTGCGGTGGAATTGTCCACCACGACCAGATCGAAGGTCCCGTCGTCCTTGCGCCGCCACTGGCCGCCCACCAGCTGCGTCTTGGTCACGTTCTGCGCGGCAAAGGGCGGCAGCCCCGCGCCGTTCCAGGCGATGCGCCCGACCATCGTGTCCATCTCGGTCGCGGCAATCGCGGCGGCCACGGCCTCGGCGTCGGTCACGTCCGACACCCGGCCCATGACGTTGGCCGCAATCTCGAACAGCGAATGCACGAAGCCGATGGGCTGGGTCCAGGGCCGCCCGGTCTGGGCGGTGAAATCGGCGGCCAGATCGGCGCAGGACTGCCCGGTCAGCGATGACGCGAACGGATGCGAGGCCGACCACCAGACCTCGGACGACAGGTTGTGCCCCGCCGTCCCCAGCGTCTCCACCGACTGCGGGAACAGGATCGCCTTGGCCACCGTCAGCGCCTTGGGGCTGAACCCCTGCTGGATCGCCTGGTTGCGGAAGGTTGTGAAATCGGGCGGGATCACCACCCCGGTGACGATCTCGGCGTTCGCGGCCTTGAAGGCGTTGATCTGGGCGGTGAAATCGTCGGTCAAGTTCTGGAACCGGCCCGGATCGGTGGTGGTGTAGCCCGCCGCCGCGAAACCGGGTGCCACGCCCAGATTGGGGTCGCCCCAGGCGTTGCCATCGGCATCATTGGGGAACAGCCCGCCCACCTGCTTGTTGGTGTCAAGCTGGTTCCACATCGCGGTGAAGACCGCGATCACGTCCTCCAGACCCCAGAAATAGTGGAATGCGAAGTCAAACGGCTTCCACGATGCCGGGTCGCCCGGGTTGCCCTGCTGGCCGATGAACCAGGGTTGCCAGGGCGCCTTGGTCGACAGGACCGGCACGCCCTCGGCCTCGCAGGTCGTGGCGACCGGGTTTGTCGTCTCGGGCGTCGAGGCGACCAGCATCAGGTCGATCTCGTCGTTGATGATCAATTCCTTCGCCGCCTCCGCCGCGCGGTTAGGGCTGGACTGGCTGTCCTTGACGAAGACCTCGAAGTTGGCACCCGCCTGCGTGCCAAGGAAGGCGCGGATGTTGTAGTCGTCACTTTCGGCAAAGCCCGCCAGCGGACCGGTCTGGGGCGAGACATAGCCAAGCCGGATCTTCGCACCCTGCGCGATGGCAGGGGCGGCCAGGCCCGAGGCCGCAAGCGTCAGGCCGGTTGCGGTGGACGTGCGCAGGAACTTCCGTCTGGTAAGCATGGTATCCTCCCGTTTTTCCTTGTTATGTCAATTTGTTGGACGACGTCCTTCCCATGCCGCCGCCAGCAGGTCTCGGATGTCGCGGGCGGTGAAGGGGCGCGGGTTGGCATAGGGGTTCTGCACCGCAATGTCGGCCGCCCGGTCCAGATCGGCCTCGGTCAGGCCCAGGTCGCGCAGGGCACGCGGGGCCCCGACGGTGCCGGCGAAATCCCACAGGGCCGCCCCCGGCGGACCGCCGAACGTCTCGGCGATCGGCGCCAGCAGGTCGGGCACCGCCACGGCGTTGAAGGCGGTGGCGTGGGGCAGCAGGATCGTATGGGTTTCGGCATGGGGCAGATCGAACGATCCCCCCAGCACATGCGCCAGCTTGTGATGCAGCGCCATGCTGACCTGCCCCAGCACCGTGGAGCAGCACCAGGCGGCATAGAGCACCTGCGCCCGTGCTTCTGGGTCCGCCGGATCGGCGGCCAGCCTTGGCAGCCCGTCCCGCAGCGCGGGCAGCGCCGCGCGTGCCAGCGCGTCGGTCACCGGGTTGCGGTCGGGGGCATAAAGCCCCTCCATCGCGTGAGCGAGGGCATTGAACGCCGAGGTCATCGTCATCCCGACCGGCAGGGACAACGTCAGGTTCACATCGTAAACCACTGTTTCGGGGCGGATTTCCGGCTCACGGCGCGTCGTCTTCCGGCCCGCTTCCGTCTCGCCCAGGATATCGGTCATCTCGGACCCGGCATAGGTGGTGGGGATCACCACCTGATCGGCGCCCGTCCGCACCGCGATCGCCTTTCCCAGGCCGGTGGTCGAGCCGCCGCCCAGCGACACGACGCAGGTGGCGCCGGATGCGGCATAGGCATCGAGCGCCCCTGCCGTCACCTCGACCGGCGTATGCATCGCGGCCCCCGCGAACACCCCGGCCGCCCGTGCGCCCAGCGTGTCGGCAAGCGCCTGCGCCTCGGCCTCCTGATGCGGCGTGCACAGGATCATGGCCCGGTCGTGCCCGAGCCGCGCAACCTCATCCGGGACCTGCGTCAGGGTGCCCGCGCCAAAGATCACACGGGTGGTCATGCCGGGGAACAGGAAGGGACGCATCACGCGGCCTCCGCCATCGGATCCGCCCCCGAACAGACCCGCTGCAGGATCTGCGAGAACACGGACAGTTCGAAATCTGACACCTCGTGCGGCCGACCGGGCAGAACCTCGACCCGAAGCCGCGCGCCCATCGACCCAAGCTCGGCCGAAGCGGACGCCCATGCGGCAACCGGAATCCAGGGGTCGGCGTCCGACCCCGTCAGAAGCACCGGCAGGCCCGCCAGATCGGCGCGCGGCCGCGCATCTCCCGCTTGGCCGACGCGGCATCCGGTAAAGGCACAGGCCGCATCGACGGCAGCACCCTCGCGGCAAAGGTATTCCAGCGTCAGGCATGCCCCCTGCGAGAACCCGGCCAGGACAACGGGCACACCGGGCGCGGCGGCCCGCGCCGCCGCCAGATCGCGCCCGATGCGGTCGAGCGCGTCCGCCATCTCGGCCCGCGTCGTGTCGGTCAGCCGGTCGACCGCCCGCGCGCCATACCACGCGCCCCCGTCCGCGCGCGGCAGGACGAAGGCGACATGCGGCGCCTCGACCCTGGCCAGAACATGCGCGTCCATCTCCTCGGGCGACTGCCCGCGGCCGTGGACAAACACGCAGACAGCCCGCGCAAGGCCGGGCGCCACGCCACGCATGAGGGGGGCGGGGCCGGTCATCCGAAATCGGCCGGTTCCAGCCCGGCGATCAGTTCGGCCTTGCGATCCTCGAACCACGGCGGGAACACCAGGCTGCGCCCGGTCTGGCCCACGGGTTCGTCCTTGGCCCAGCCCTCGGGCACCGTCCAGGCAATCTCGAACAGCGCGCCGCCGGGCGACCGCACATACATCGACTTGAAGTAGTTGCGGTCCTTCTGTTCGCTGACGTCGGTGAACCCCATCCCTTCGAGCCGCGCCTTGAGGGCGATCTGGTTTTCCTCGGTCCCGGTGTTCAGGGCCATATGGTGAACAGTCCCCCCCGCCAGCATCCAGGTGCCCTGGCGGCTGACGCGATCCTCGATCACCTCGACCACCGAATGCGGGCCGAGGGTGTCGGGAACGCTGAACATCAGGCCCTCGTCAGTGCGTGCCTCAAGCACCAGGCCCATGCCGTCGATCAGGAATTCGTCCATCGACGACGGGTCGAAGCAGGCGACCGCGCCGCCATAGATGCCGCGTATCGCCACCTGCGGGCCAATCCCCCGGCTGGCGTTGACAATCGGCGGACGGGTATCGGCGGGATTCTCCACCAGTTCGTGCGGGATGCCGCAGGGATGCGCGAACATCACCCGCGTCAGGCCGAACCGGCTGCCCTTTTCGGCGGGTATACCGGCGGCGTTCAGGCGGTCGACCCAGAAATCCGACGCCCCGGCCGGGATCGTCTGCATGATCGTCCGGGTCTGGTTGGTGCCCCGGCGGCCGTAGATGGCAGGCTTGCGGAAGGGGAATGTGGTGACGATGGTCGAGGCGTCGCCGTTCTGCGAACCGTAGTACAGGTGGTAGACCGGGATCGTGCCGTCAAACAGCACCGTGCGCTTGATCGAATAGAGCCCGAGCGTGCGCGTATAGAAATCAAAGTCTTCCTGCACGCCATCGGTGGAAAGCGTGAGGTGATGATAGCCGCTGACAAGTGCCATGTCCGTCTCCTTCATGCTGTGGGCGTGCCGCGCAGGGGCGCCAGCACGAGTGTGGTTTCAACTGTCCAGTGCCGCGCGGCGGCCGTGCCGTGGGGCCGGAACTGCACGCAGAGCGCAGGCTTGACCCCGAACAGGGCATCGCGGCCGATGGCGGGATCGTCGCGATCGAACACATGCGTGGTCAGCGTCTGGAACCCTGGCGCCGTCACGCGGAAGTGCAGATGCGCGGGACGTTCCAGGCACAGGCCCAGGGCCTGTGCCAGCCGGCCCACCGGCCCGTCACAGGGCAGACGGTAGCCCGCAGGCTTGATCGACCTGAAGCCGAAACGCCCCGCAGCATCGGTGGTGAACCGCCCGCGCAGGTTCATGTCGGGCTGGCGGTCGGGCTCCTGGTTCTCGTACAGACCTTCGCCGTTGGCGTGCCAGACCTCGACGACCGCGCCGGCGACCGCCTGTCCCTCCAGCCCGGCCACGCGCCCCGCGACCGCCAGGGGTTCGCCCCGCGCATCGCGGCAGATGTCGGCGCCGATGGGCTGCTCCGGGGCGTCGGGTCGATAGAACGGACCTGCCACGGTATTCGGCGTGGCGCCCTCGGGGCGCGGGTTCGCGATATCCTCGACCGCGGTCGAGACGCCCAGCACATCGGCCAGCAGCACCCATTCCTGGCGCCGGGCGTCGGATTGCTGGCCGACCTCGGTCAGGAACTCCAGCGTCCGGCGCAGGTCATCCGGGGTCGGGCGCAGATCGGCCACCAGGCGGTGCAGATGGTCGATCACGGTCACCATCGCGACCACCCCGGGCTGCGCGCCCGCCTCGGCCAGACGGCGCGCCAGGGCGTCGCGGGGGTGTTCCGCGGACCTGTCCTGTGGCGCACCATCCATCATTCGCGCCATCCCCCCTCTGGATTGCGATCGCTCAAGGGTAGCGCGCCACGAACGGGCGTTGATCGGATTGCGGACGCGCCATATACCATTCTGTTATGAAGCTGAGCGAGCGCCACCTGATCCAGCTCGCCGCCGTGCTGGACGCGGGCGGTGTCAGCGAGGGCGCGGCGGTCCTGGGATTGTCACAGCCGGCGGTGTCACGGTCGCTGTCGATGCTCGAGGCGCGGGTCGGCGAGCCGCTGTTCGTGAAGGGCAAGCGCCCCCTGCAGGCGACCGAGATCGGACGCCAGCTGGCCACTCACGGCCGGACGATGCTGATGGCCTCGCGCAAGGCCTCCGACCTCGTGCAGGGCTTCGTGAAGGGCACCAAGGGCACGGTGCGCGTGGGCGGGGTGCCGTTCTTCATGGATGCCATCGTCAGCCGCCTGATCGCCGAGTTCCAGAACCGCGAACCCGACATCATGGTGCAGCAGTCCTATGGCCACTACGCGGAACTGGCGGCGGCCCTGAAGGGCGACCAGATCGACCTTGCGGTGGTGCCGCTTGGCCTGACCGAGGCCGATCCCGCATTCGAGTTCATCGAGATCCTGCCGGGGCGCAATATCGTGGCCTGCCGCGTCGGCCATCCCCTGCTGCGCAAGCGGCGGCTGGCGACGACCGACCTGACCGATTTTCCCTGGGTCGCCCCCCTGCCCGGATCGCCCTTGCTGTCCGACCTGCACGCAATCCTGCTGGCCATGGGTATACCGGAACTGAGCATCCGCTACTCGGGCGGTTCGCTGATGAGCGTGATGAACTACATGGCCGAGACCACGGCCCTGGCGGTCCTGCCGCATTCCTGCGTCTTTGCCCATCGCAAGGAGAACCGGATCACGGTCCTGCCCTTCGACATCCCCCAGCCGAACCGTTCGCTGGGCCTTCTGCGCCGGGCGGGCACCGGGCGCAGCCTGGCGGCGGACCGGTTCGCCGCCCATATCACCACATCGTTCGACGACCTGCGCCACCTGATCAAGCGCCACGAGAACGCGATCGTCTGGGGGCGCTGACCCTGCGGCTCAGCGCTTGCGGGACCCCGAGGTCTGCCAGATGTCCCAGGCGGCCAGAAGGAAGGTCACGCCCACGACCGTCACGAGGTCAAGCCGCGGGACCTTCCAGACCAGGATGCCCAGAAAGCCTGCCAGCACGGCCAGCGCGACCATCGCCATTGTCCGGTTCATGTGCCTTCCCCCTTCGACATTTTCCCGGCCCAGTCGGCCAGCCACCCTGCCGTCCGCATCAGCCGGGCGTCGTCGCCCCGTCGCCCCACCACCTGAACGCCCATCGGCAGGCCGTCGGCCGACTGGAACAGCGGCAGCGTGACGGCCGGTGTCCCGGCCAGTGTCCAGACGCCGTTCATGATGGCGCTG
Encoded here:
- a CDS encoding ABC transporter ATP-binding protein yields the protein MTEILTLRDVSKSFGALKVTDGVSLSVARGEALGIIGPNGAGKSTLFNLITGNILPDAGRIAFLGQDVTRRPAMARVRMGVGRSFQIPQPFEGLTVFENLVVAAAFGRGLSEAAVRDDCVAVLEATELMRRANIPAGGLSLLERKRLELARALATGPELLLLDEIAGGLTEGECKALVDTIRAVHAQGVTIIWIEHVLHALISVVTRLAVLDFGRLIGVGEPAAIMASQEVRDIYLGIEA
- a CDS encoding maleylacetate reductase; translation: MRPFLFPGMTTRVIFGAGTLTQVPDEVARLGHDRAMILCTPHQEAEAQALADTLGARAAGVFAGAAMHTPVEVTAGALDAYAASGATCVVSLGGGSTTGLGKAIAVRTGADQVVIPTTYAGSEMTDILGETEAGRKTTRREPEIRPETVVYDVNLTLSLPVGMTMTSAFNALAHAMEGLYAPDRNPVTDALARAALPALRDGLPRLAADPADPEARAQVLYAAWCCSTVLGQVSMALHHKLAHVLGGSFDLPHAETHTILLPHATAFNAVAVPDLLAPIAETFGGPPGAALWDFAGTVGAPRALRDLGLTEADLDRAADIAVQNPYANPRPFTARDIRDLLAAAWEGRRPTN
- a CDS encoding ABC transporter substrate-binding protein, with the protein product MLTRRKFLRTSTATGLTLAASGLAAPAIAQGAKIRLGYVSPQTGPLAGFAESDDYNIRAFLGTQAGANFEVFVKDSQSSPNRAAEAAKELIINDEIDLMLVASTPETTNPVATTCEAEGVPVLSTKAPWQPWFIGQQGNPGDPASWKPFDFAFHYFWGLEDVIAVFTAMWNQLDTNKQVGGLFPNDADGNAWGDPNLGVAPGFAAAGYTTTDPGRFQNLTDDFTAQINAFKAANAEIVTGVVIPPDFTTFRNQAIQQGFSPKALTVAKAILFPQSVETLGTAGHNLSSEVWWSASHPFASSLTGQSCADLAADFTAQTGRPWTQPIGFVHSLFEIAANVMGRVSDVTDAEAVAAAIAATEMDTMVGRIAWNGAGLPPFAAQNVTKTQLVGGQWRRKDDGTFDLVVVDNSTAPNIPTGGVMEAL
- a CDS encoding branched-chain amino acid ABC transporter permease, which gives rise to MIWLDTLVQGILLGGLYALFAAGLSLVFGIMRLVNLAHGDLIVCAAYLLLVLVSLLGLHPFAALLVAAPVMFGLGWVLQRVVLNRTLGRDILPPLLVTFGLSVVLQNALLEGFSADSRRIPGGMLETASVPLGPVTVGVAPLLTFLSAVAVIVALNALLYRTALGRAFRAVSDDPVTAGLMGIRPSRIFAQATGLAMVVVTIAAMYLGMRANFDPSIGPARLIYAFEAVIIGGLGSLWGTLAGGIIIGVAQTMGAAVNPEWQILSGHLAFLAVLILRPRGLFPRAVD
- a CDS encoding VOC family protein, with the protein product MALVSGYHHLTLSTDGVQEDFDFYTRTLGLYSIKRTVLFDGTIPVYHLYYGSQNGDASTIVTTFPFRKPAIYGRRGTNQTRTIMQTIPAGASDFWVDRLNAAGIPAEKGSRFGLTRVMFAHPCGIPHELVENPADTRPPIVNASRGIGPQVAIRGIYGGAVACFDPSSMDEFLIDGMGLVLEARTDEGLMFSVPDTLGPHSVVEVIEDRVSRQGTWMLAGGTVHHMALNTGTEENQIALKARLEGMGFTDVSEQKDRNYFKSMYVRSPGGALFEIAWTVPEGWAKDEPVGQTGRSLVFPPWFEDRKAELIAGLEPADFG
- a CDS encoding branched-chain amino acid ABC transporter permease, producing the protein MAYRVETRTRAGAVAGIAAAGLVVAGFVLPAFVGRGVILDLFFILTMLTLAQLWNLLAGYGGLVSVGQQAFVGLGAYAMFAGVILWGWDPIAAIALGGVAAAVLAVPTAFFAFRLAGAYFAIGTWVVAEVTRLIVAQWKALGGGTGTSLPREATSAMWGTEFVADLLGVRAAAARDILAYWVALALAVATIGGIWWLMRSRAGLALAAVRDNAEAARSVGVDAGRLRWQVFLIAAFGTGLCGALIFVQTARISPDAAFSVLQWTAYVIFIVVIGGIGTIEGPILGILVFFALRQTLSDYGAWYLMALGGIGIAVMLFAPRGLWGLLSERTGLHFFPLRRRLVAAPGAADQQERTT
- a CDS encoding ABC transporter ATP-binding protein, with translation MTLLQTRGLTAGYGDFRALFGVDMMLEEGEAVAVIGANGAGKTTLMRSITGVLRNAPGMVLHRGEEIGALPSDAVMKRGIAMVPEGRRLFPSLTVEENLLIGGQNRPAQGPWSLASVYDLFPVLQERRRSPGTALSGGQQQMVAIGRALMSNPEILLCDEISLGLAPVVIRDIYAALPRIRAEGTAVMIVEQDIGRALSVADRFYCLMEGRVTLTGAAAGASRAAIHDAYFGAHA
- a CDS encoding FAD-dependent monooxygenase, producing MMGDIRTDVMIVGTGPAGSATAALLASYGIDCLVINRYRWLANTPRAHITNQRTMEVLRDLGPEVEAEAYMHAAEQDLMGENVFCESLAGEEIGRMKSWGKHPLSRAEHLMSSPCHMNDLPQTFMEPILFKTACSRGAQSRMSTEYLSHQQDADGVTVTCRDRLMGREFTVRTKYLVGADGGNSLVAEHAGLPFEGKMGVGGSMNILFRADLSRYVAHRPSVLYWVMQPGADVGGIGMGLVRMVRPWNEWLIVWGYDINQPAPVVDAAMATQVARQLVGDPGLEIDLISANTWTVNNCFATHMQNGRVFIMGDAAHRHPPSNGLGSNTSIQDGFNLAWKLAAVVKGQAAPGLLDSYSAERAPVARQIVTRANRSIAEFGPIFEALGMDGGVDHDKIQRSMAARCDATPAAATQREALRKAIAFKSYEFDCHGVEMNQRYRSEAVVTDGQPEPGFERDAELHYAPTTWPGARIPHVWVFDRAGRQHSTLDLCGKGRFTLITGIGGEPWAEAARTEGARRGMEIAVHVIGPRRDWEDHTGDWARAREIADAGCLLVRPDQHVAWRAPGLTADPAADLARVLTQILGKQA
- a CDS encoding intradiol ring-cleavage dioxygenase encodes the protein MTAYFTEQNSAAVVTARNAAADPRLQAIMEVVTRKLHEAVKEIEPTQDEWMRAILFLTETGHMCSDWRQEFILLSDVLGVSMLVDAINNRKPSGASESTVLGPFHVADAPELPMGSDICKDGKGEPMRVSGRILDTRGNPVAGARIDVWQANDEGFYDVQQKGIQPDFNLRGVFRTGADGAYWFRGVKPKFYPIPDDGPVGKLLGALGRHPWRPAHLHYIIEAEGFSPLVTHIFDPDDPYIASDAVFGVKESLLAEFRRVEDAAAIAAAGMPGPFWDVNFDFVLSRG
- a CDS encoding dienelactone hydrolase family protein, translating into MTGPAPLMRGVAPGLARAVCVFVHGRGQSPEEMDAHVLARVEAPHVAFVLPRADGGAWYGARAVDRLTDTTRAEMADALDRIGRDLAAARAAAPGVPVVLAGFSQGACLTLEYLCREGAAVDAACAFTGCRVGQAGDARPRADLAGLPVLLTGSDADPWIPVAAWASASAELGSMGARLRVEVLPGRPHEVSDFELSVFSQILQRVCSGADPMAEAA